In a genomic window of Streptococcus oralis subsp. tigurinus:
- the trpX gene encoding tryptophan ABC transporter substrate-binding protein: protein MKNKRLIGIIAALVLAVSGSLIYSSLNKQETKTTTETASKTAKVGVLQFVSHPSLDLIYQGIQDGLAEEGYKDNQVKIDFMNSEGDQSKVATMSKQLVANGNDLVVGIATPAAQGLASATKDLPVIMAAVTDPIGANLVKDLKKPGGNITGVSDHNPAEQQVELIKALTPDVKTIGALYSSSEDNSKSQVEEFRAYAEKAGLKVETFAVPSTNEIASTVNVMTSKVDAIWVPIDNTIASAFSTVVSSNQTAKKPIYPSATAMVEAGGLASVVVDQHDLGVATGKMIAKVLKGEKPADTPVNVFSTGKSVINKKLAQELGITIPESVLKEAGQVIE from the coding sequence ATGAAAAATAAACGATTGATTGGAATTATCGCAGCACTAGTACTTGCAGTTAGCGGGAGCTTGATTTACTCAAGTTTAAATAAACAAGAAACAAAGACAACAACAGAGACAGCAAGTAAGACTGCTAAGGTTGGTGTTCTTCAATTTGTCAGCCATCCTTCTTTAGACTTGATTTACCAAGGAATTCAAGATGGACTTGCTGAAGAAGGATATAAGGACAACCAAGTAAAAATCGACTTTATGAACTCTGAAGGCGATCAGAGCAAGGTTGCTACCATGAGTAAACAATTGGTGGCAAACGGAAATGATCTTGTCGTTGGGATTGCAACACCAGCTGCTCAAGGACTTGCAAGTGCTACTAAAGACCTTCCCGTTATCATGGCGGCTGTAACAGATCCAATTGGTGCTAACTTGGTCAAAGATTTGAAAAAACCAGGTGGCAACATTACAGGAGTATCAGACCACAACCCAGCAGAACAACAAGTAGAACTCATTAAAGCTTTGACACCTGATGTTAAAACAATCGGAGCCCTCTACTCAAGTAGCGAAGATAACTCAAAATCACAAGTTGAGGAATTCAGGGCTTATGCTGAAAAAGCAGGTTTGAAAGTCGAAACCTTTGCCGTGCCATCAACCAACGAAATTGCTTCAACTGTTAATGTTATGACCAGCAAGGTCGACGCTATCTGGGTTCCAATTGACAACACCATCGCATCCGCATTTTCAACAGTTGTTTCAAGCAACCAAACAGCTAAAAAGCCAATCTATCCAAGTGCCACTGCCATGGTAGAAGCAGGTGGATTAGCATCTGTAGTAGTTGACCAACACGATCTTGGAGTGGCTACTGGTAAAATGATTGCCAAAGTTTTGAAAGGTGAAAAACCAGCTGATACGCCAGTTAATGTCTTTTCAACTGGTAAGTCAGTTATCAACAAAAAACTAGCGCAAGAACTTGGAATCACTATTCCTGAGTCTGTTCTAAAAGAAGCAGGACAAGTGATTGAATAA
- a CDS encoding ABC transporter permease yields the protein MIVSIISQGMVWAILGLGIFMTFRILNFPDMTTEGSFPLGGAVAVTLITQGVNPFLATLAAVGAGCLAGMATGLLYTKGKIPTLLSGILVMTSCHSIMLMIMGRANLGLLGTKQIQDVLPFDSDLNQLLTGFIFVALVIGLMLFFLDTKLGQAYIATGDNPDMARSFGIHTGRMELMGLVLSNGIIALAGALIAQQEGYADVSRGIGVIVVGLASLIIGEVLFKSLTLAERLMTIVVGSIAYQFLVWGVIALGFNTSYLRLYSALILAVCLMIPTFKSKYLKGVKFSK from the coding sequence ATGATAGTATCCATTATTTCACAGGGGATGGTCTGGGCGATTCTTGGTTTGGGAATCTTTATGACTTTTCGAATTTTGAATTTTCCAGATATGACGACTGAAGGCTCTTTCCCACTAGGGGGAGCAGTAGCTGTAACCTTGATAACACAAGGAGTCAATCCGTTTTTAGCGACCTTGGCTGCAGTAGGAGCAGGCTGTCTAGCTGGAATGGCGACAGGTCTCTTATATACCAAAGGAAAAATTCCAACTCTCTTATCAGGGATTTTGGTCATGACTTCCTGCCATTCCATCATGCTCATGATTATGGGACGTGCCAATCTGGGGCTTCTTGGAACCAAGCAAATTCAGGATGTCTTGCCTTTTGATTCGGACCTTAATCAACTCTTGACTGGCTTTATCTTTGTTGCCCTTGTTATTGGCCTTATGCTCTTTTTCCTAGATACCAAACTAGGTCAGGCCTACATAGCTACGGGTGATAACCCTGATATGGCTCGTAGTTTTGGAATTCATACTGGTCGTATGGAACTCATGGGTTTGGTTCTTTCAAATGGGATTATCGCGCTTGCAGGAGCCTTAATTGCTCAACAAGAAGGATACGCAGATGTTTCTCGAGGAATTGGAGTGATTGTCGTAGGTCTTGCTAGCTTGATTATTGGTGAGGTTTTGTTCAAGAGCTTGACCTTGGCAGAGCGACTCATGACCATCGTTGTAGGCTCTATCGCTTATCAGTTCCTCGTTTGGGGAGTGATTGCTCTTGGATTTAATACAAGTTATCTGCGTTTGTATAGCGCCTTGATTTTGGCAGTTTGCCTTATGATTCCAACCTTCAAAAGCAAATACCTGAAAGGAGTCAAGTTTAGCAAATGA
- a CDS encoding metal-sulfur cluster assembly factor — MAYTEEQIETIKTRILNALEEVIDPELGIDIVNLGLIYEIRFDGETGHTEIDMTLTTMGCPLADLLTDQIHDAMTEVPEVTNIEVKLVWYPAWTVEKMSRYARIALGIK; from the coding sequence ATGGCTTATACAGAAGAGCAAATTGAAACGATTAAAACACGCATTTTAAATGCCTTGGAAGAAGTCATCGACCCTGAGTTGGGGATTGATATTGTCAACCTAGGTTTGATTTATGAAATTCGATTTGATGGTGAAACAGGTCATACGGAAATTGATATGACCTTGACAACTATGGGTTGCCCACTGGCTGACCTCTTAACAGATCAGATACACGATGCGATGACAGAGGTGCCTGAGGTAACCAATATCGAAGTCAAATTGGTCTGGTATCCAGCCTGGACGGTTGAAAAAATGAGTCGCTATGCGCGTATCGCTCTAGGAATTAAGTAA
- a CDS encoding glycosyltransferase family 4 protein, whose translation MENKKLRINMLSSSEKVAGQGVSGAYRELVSLLHRDAKDQLIVTENLPVEADVTHFHTIDFPYYLSTFQKKRSGRKVGYVHFLPETLEGSLKIPFFLKGIVKRYVFSFYNRMEHLVVVNPMFIEDLVAAGIPREKITYIPNFVNKEKWHPLPAEQVAQLREEMDLAKDQFVVVGAGQVQKRKGIDDFIRLAEELPEITFIWAGGFSFGGITDGYERYKKIMDNPPKNLIFPGIVSPERMRELYALADLFLLPSYNELFPMTILEAASCEAPIMLRDLDLYKVILEGDYRATSDVSEMREAILEYKENPEALKELKEKAKRISKQYSEERLLGIWLKFYREQAALGKK comes from the coding sequence ATGGAAAACAAAAAATTGCGTATTAATATGCTAAGTTCAAGTGAAAAAGTGGCTGGTCAAGGAGTGTCAGGAGCCTACCGTGAATTGGTGAGTCTCCTACATCGTGATGCCAAAGATCAGTTGATTGTTACGGAGAATCTTCCTGTAGAGGCAGATGTAACCCACTTTCACACCATTGATTTCCCTTATTATTTATCCACATTTCAAAAGAAACGCTCTGGGAGAAAAGTTGGTTATGTGCATTTCTTACCTGAGACACTCGAAGGGAGTTTGAAAATTCCATTTTTCTTAAAAGGAATTGTCAAACGCTATGTTTTTTCCTTTTACAACCGAATGGAACACTTGGTGGTGGTTAATCCCATGTTTATCGAGGATCTAGTTGCTGCGGGTATTCCACGAGAAAAAATAACTTATATTCCCAATTTTGTAAACAAAGAAAAATGGCATCCATTACCAGCTGAACAAGTTGCACAACTTCGTGAAGAAATGGATCTCGCCAAAGATCAGTTTGTCGTGGTTGGTGCGGGCCAGGTTCAGAAACGAAAAGGGATAGATGATTTTATCCGTCTTGCTGAAGAATTGCCAGAAATTACCTTTATCTGGGCTGGTGGTTTTTCATTTGGTGGAATAACAGATGGTTATGAACGCTATAAGAAGATTATGGACAATCCACCTAAAAATCTAATTTTCCCAGGTATTGTGTCACCGGAGAGGATGCGGGAACTGTATGCTTTAGCTGATTTGTTCTTACTACCTAGCTATAATGAACTATTCCCTATGACCATCTTAGAGGCAGCTAGTTGCGAGGCTCCTATTATGTTAAGGGATTTGGACCTGTATAAGGTCATTCTTGAGGGAGATTATCGTGCTACAAGTGATGTCTCTGAGATGAGAGAAGCAATCCTAGAATATAAAGAAAATCCTGAAGCGTTGAAAGAATTGAAAGAAAAAGCTAAAAGGATATCCAAGCAGTATTCAGAAGAGCGTTTACTGGGAATTTGGTTAAAATTTTATCGGGAACAGGCTGCTCTAGGTAAAAAGTGA
- a CDS encoding TipC family immunity protein, which translates to MKKILKILVITVLVFLTLFGLYPLYQKYYYKGVYESLSNDFLEMNYAEINSGVLPGLADFSKAVDGSQSFRDPDWIIPIGLDADLSENESLKVIVGFEETFIIEYQQLLSDGRYLYIKYDYNDKKLNQSVEISDSKWSIAYDLASYNILHKDEGKLDLEAYKELSRQSKTGDSIPNFYLTNPNEELEYLKPYGIDEAWIKEKSHFMLYDVVLERWFKMGSQRYSVDNLGDVEIVPLSFSE; encoded by the coding sequence ATGAAAAAAATTTTAAAAATCCTAGTCATAACTGTATTAGTTTTTCTAACTTTATTTGGTCTATATCCTTTGTATCAAAAGTATTATTATAAAGGAGTGTATGAATCTTTAAGTAATGACTTTTTAGAAATGAACTATGCAGAGATAAATAGTGGTGTTTTACCTGGACTCGCTGATTTCAGTAAAGCCGTTGACGGAAGTCAGTCGTTTAGAGATCCAGACTGGATAATTCCCATAGGACTTGATGCAGACTTGTCTGAAAATGAAAGTTTAAAAGTGATTGTAGGTTTTGAAGAAACTTTTATTATTGAATACCAGCAACTGTTATCTGATGGGAGATATCTTTATATTAAATATGACTACAATGATAAGAAACTCAACCAATCTGTCGAAATCTCAGATTCTAAATGGTCGATAGCGTATGACTTAGCTAGTTACAATATACTCCATAAGGATGAGGGAAAACTAGATTTGGAGGCATATAAAGAATTATCACGTCAGTCGAAAACAGGGGATTCGATACCCAATTTTTACCTAACAAATCCCAACGAAGAACTAGAGTATTTAAAACCTTATGGGATTGATGAAGCTTGGATTAAAGAAAAATCTCACTTCATGCTCTATGATGTTGTTCTAGAACGCTGGTTTAAAATGGGCAGTCAACGTTACTCAGTTGATAATCTTGGGGATGTAGAGATTGTGCCACTAAGTTTTTCTGAATAG
- the dnaG gene encoding DNA primase, whose amino-acid sequence MVDKQVIEEIKNNANIVEVIGDVISLQKAGRNYLGLCPFHGEKTPSFNVVEDKQFYHCFGCGRSGDVFKFIEEYQGVSFMEAVQLLGERVGIQLAMPVQSRPQQASPHQALYDMHEEAARFYHAILMTTKMGEEARAYLYKRGLTDDVLKHFQIGLAPAERTYLYQRLADKFEEKDLLDSGLFYLSDGNQFYDTFFGRIIFPLTNDKGQVIAFSGRIWQETDSQTAKYKNSRSTAIFNKSYELYHLDKAKKGTGKITELYLMEGFMDVIAAYRAGIENAVASMGTALSKEHVDHLKRFTKKIVLSYDGDKAGQAATAKALEELKDFSVEVIRVPDAMDPDEYLQKNSAEDLAYLLTKTRISPIEFYIHQLKPENSDNLQAQIEFIEKIAPLIAKEKSITAQNSYIHILADNLPSFDYQQVEQIVNESRIVQRQERVKEEHPTPVAISLPVTRQLTAVMRAEAHLLYRMAENPVVLNDYRLREDFFFDTPEFQILYELLSEQGEIGSEELSHQTPEVENAWYHVLSLDLPAEMSPQELVEVEATRNRALLSKDNLRIKKKVQEASHVGDTDTALEELQRLISQKRRME is encoded by the coding sequence ATGGTTGACAAGCAAGTCATTGAAGAAATCAAAAACAATGCCAACATTGTGGAAGTCATAGGCGACGTGATTTCTTTACAAAAGGCTGGACGGAACTATTTAGGTCTCTGTCCTTTTCATGGTGAAAAGACCCCCTCTTTCAACGTTGTGGAAGACAAGCAGTTTTATCATTGCTTCGGCTGTGGTCGTTCAGGAGATGTTTTTAAGTTCATCGAAGAGTACCAAGGTGTGTCCTTTATGGAAGCTGTTCAGCTCTTAGGGGAGCGCGTCGGTATTCAATTAGCCATGCCTGTCCAGTCTCGTCCTCAACAGGCTTCCCCTCATCAAGCTTTATATGATATGCATGAAGAAGCTGCCCGTTTTTACCATGCAATCCTCATGACGACCAAGATGGGAGAAGAAGCAAGGGCTTATCTCTACAAACGTGGATTGACAGATGATGTTCTGAAGCACTTTCAAATTGGACTGGCTCCAGCAGAGAGAACCTATCTCTATCAACGTTTGGCTGACAAGTTCGAGGAAAAGGATTTATTGGATTCGGGCTTGTTTTACTTATCAGATGGCAATCAGTTTTATGATACTTTTTTCGGACGTATCATCTTTCCTTTGACCAATGACAAGGGGCAGGTTATTGCTTTTTCAGGTCGTATCTGGCAGGAAACTGATAGTCAGACTGCCAAGTACAAAAATAGCCGTTCGACTGCAATTTTTAACAAGAGTTATGAATTGTATCATTTGGACAAGGCAAAAAAGGGAACAGGGAAGATCACAGAGCTCTATCTGATGGAAGGCTTCATGGATGTAATCGCAGCCTACCGTGCTGGTATAGAAAATGCTGTGGCTTCCATGGGGACAGCCTTAAGCAAGGAGCATGTTGACCACCTCAAACGCTTTACCAAAAAAATTGTTCTCAGCTATGATGGCGACAAGGCAGGACAGGCAGCAACAGCCAAGGCATTAGAGGAGTTAAAAGACTTTTCAGTTGAGGTTATTCGAGTACCTGATGCCATGGATCCAGATGAGTATTTGCAAAAGAATTCTGCTGAAGACCTGGCTTACCTCTTAACAAAGACTCGTATCAGTCCTATAGAGTTCTATATACACCAGCTCAAGCCTGAGAATAGTGATAACCTGCAAGCGCAAATCGAGTTCATTGAAAAGATTGCGCCCCTAATCGCTAAAGAAAAGTCTATCACTGCCCAGAATTCTTATATCCACATTCTGGCGGATAATCTACCTTCTTTTGATTACCAGCAGGTGGAGCAGATTGTAAATGAAAGTCGGATTGTTCAGAGGCAGGAGAGAGTCAAAGAGGAGCATCCTACGCCAGTAGCGATTAGTTTGCCTGTGACCCGGCAACTGACAGCAGTTATGAGAGCAGAGGCTCATCTCCTTTATAGGATGGCTGAGAATCCAGTTGTTCTAAATGACTACAGATTAAGAGAAGATTTTTTCTTTGATACCCCAGAATTTCAAATTCTTTACGAATTATTAAGTGAGCAGGGAGAAATCGGCTCAGAGGAGCTTTCTCATCAGACACCTGAGGTTGAAAATGCTTGGTACCACGTGCTTAGCTTGGATTTGCCAGCTGAGATGTCGCCTCAAGAGCTAGTAGAAGTAGAAGCGACTCGAAACCGTGCCCTCCTCAGCAAGGACAACTTACGAATTAAAAAGAAAGTGCAGGAAGCTAGTCATGTAGGAGATACTGACACAGCCTTGGAAGAATTGCAACGATTGATTTCCCAAAAGAGAAGAATGGAGTAA
- the rpoD gene encoding RNA polymerase sigma factor RpoD — MATKQKEVTTFDVQVADFIRNHKKTGTATDDEINSSLVIPFTLDADGIEDLLQRIQDAGISITDNEGNPSARVLSAEEEPELSDEDLIGSTSAKVNDPVRMYLKEIGVVPLLTNEEEKELALAVEAGDIEAKQRLAEANLRLVVSIAKRYVGRGMQFLDLIQEGNMGLMKAVDKFDYSKGFKFSTYATWWIRQAITRAIADQARTIRIPVHMVETINKLVREQRNLLQELGQDPTPEQIAERMDMTPDKVREILKIAQEPVSLETPIGEEDDSHLGDFIEDEVIENPVDYTTRIVLREQLDEVLDTLTDREENVLRLRFGLDDGKMRTLEDVGKVFNVTRERIRQIEAKALRKLRQPSRSKPLRDFIED, encoded by the coding sequence ATGGCAACAAAACAAAAAGAAGTAACCACATTTGATGTGCAAGTAGCAGACTTTATCCGTAACCACAAAAAAACAGGAACAGCAACAGATGACGAAATCAATTCAAGTCTGGTTATTCCTTTTACCCTCGATGCAGACGGCATTGAAGACCTTTTGCAACGGATTCAGGATGCTGGAATTTCTATCACAGATAACGAAGGAAATCCAAGTGCGCGTGTTCTTAGTGCAGAAGAAGAACCAGAACTCAGTGATGAGGACTTGATTGGCTCAACTTCAGCCAAGGTTAATGACCCAGTCCGTATGTATTTGAAGGAAATCGGGGTTGTTCCTCTCTTGACCAACGAAGAGGAAAAAGAATTGGCCCTAGCAGTTGAGGCTGGTGATATTGAAGCCAAACAACGCCTTGCGGAAGCCAACCTTCGTTTGGTGGTTTCTATCGCTAAGCGCTACGTAGGGCGTGGCATGCAGTTTCTTGACTTGATCCAAGAAGGAAACATGGGCTTGATGAAGGCTGTTGACAAGTTTGACTATTCAAAAGGATTTAAGTTTTCTACGTATGCAACTTGGTGGATTCGTCAGGCAATCACTCGTGCCATCGCTGACCAGGCCCGCACTATTCGTATCCCTGTCCACATGGTTGAAACCATTAACAAGCTTGTCCGAGAACAGCGCAATCTCCTTCAAGAATTGGGGCAAGATCCAACACCTGAACAAATCGCTGAACGTATGGATATGACACCTGACAAGGTCCGTGAAATCCTAAAAATCGCCCAAGAACCAGTATCACTTGAAACACCGATTGGTGAAGAGGACGATAGCCATCTTGGGGACTTTATCGAAGACGAAGTGATTGAAAATCCAGTAGACTACACAACTCGTATCGTTTTGCGTGAGCAGTTGGATGAAGTCTTGGATACTCTCACAGATCGTGAAGAAAACGTTTTGCGTCTTCGTTTCGGTTTGGACGATGGGAAAATGCGTACCCTTGAAGATGTTGGTAAAGTCTTTAACGTGACTCGTGAACGTATCCGTCAGATTGAGGCTAAAGCTTTGAGAAAATTGCGTCAACCAAGTCGCAGCAAACCGCTTCGTGATTTTATTGAAGATTAG
- the ppc gene encoding phosphoenolpyruvate carboxylase, producing the protein MSLQKLENYSNKAVIQEEVLILTELLEDITKNMLAPETFEKIMQLKELSTNENYQGLNELVTSLSNEEMIYISRYFSILPLLINISEDVDLAYKINHQNNVDQDYLGKLSTTIKMVAEKENAAEILEKLNVVPVLTAHPTQVQRKSMLDLTNHIHTLLRKYRDVKLGLINKEKWNMDLRRYIEIIMQTDMIREKKLKVTNEITNVMEYYQSSFLNAVPRLTAEYKKLAKEQGIELEHPKPITMGMWIGGDRDGNPFVTAETLNKSALTQCEVIMNYYDEKIYNLYREFSLSTSIVNVSDKVREMALKSQDNSIYREKELYRRALFDIQAKMQATKAYLIEDKDLQPRYATADEFYQDLLAIRDSLLENKGEYLISGEFVELMQAVEIFGFYLASIDMRQDSSVHEACVAELLASAGINDHYSDLSEDEKCALLLKELEEDPRILSATYAEKSELLEKELSIFKTARKLKDKLGENVIRQTIISHATSVSDMLELAIMLKEVGLVDAQKARVQIVPLFETIEDLDHSEETMRRYFSLPLAKKWIASKDNYQEIMLGYSDSNKDGGYLSSCWTLYKAQQQLTAIGDEFGVKVTFFHGRGGTVGRGGGPTYEAITSQPLKSIKDRIRLTEQGEVIGNKYGNKDAAYYNLEMLVSAAINRMITKKKSDTNTSNRYEAVMDQVVDRSYDIYRDLVFGNEHFYDYFFESSPIKAISSFNIGSRPAARKTITEIGGLRAIPWVFSWSQSRVMFPGWYGVGSSFKEFIDQDPKNIEFLRDMYQNWPFFQSLLSNVDMVLSKSNMNIAFEYAKLCEDEEVQAIYYTILDEWQLTKDVILAIEGYDELLAENSYLKDSLNYRMPYFNILNYIQLELIKRQRRGELSADEEKLIHTTINGIATGLRNSG; encoded by the coding sequence ATGTCTCTTCAGAAATTAGAAAACTATAGTAATAAAGCCGTCATCCAAGAAGAAGTCTTGATTTTGACTGAGCTGCTAGAAGATATCACAAAAAATATGCTAGCGCCAGAGACCTTTGAAAAAATCATGCAGTTGAAGGAATTATCAACAAATGAAAACTATCAAGGGCTCAATGAACTGGTGACTAGCCTTTCCAATGAAGAAATGATTTACATTTCTCGTTATTTCTCTATCCTTCCACTCTTGATTAATATATCTGAGGATGTGGACTTAGCCTATAAAATTAACCACCAGAACAATGTGGACCAAGACTATCTAGGGAAATTGTCTACAACCATAAAGATGGTAGCTGAAAAAGAAAATGCAGCTGAAATTTTAGAAAAGTTAAATGTCGTTCCTGTCTTAACCGCCCATCCAACGCAAGTACAACGCAAGAGTATGCTGGACTTGACCAACCATATCCATACTCTTTTGCGCAAGTATCGTGATGTCAAACTAGGTTTGATTAATAAAGAAAAATGGAACATGGATCTCCGTCGTTACATTGAAATTATCATGCAAACAGACATGATTCGTGAGAAGAAATTGAAGGTAACCAACGAAATCACCAACGTGATGGAGTACTATCAAAGTTCATTCCTGAATGCTGTGCCACGTTTGACGGCTGAATATAAGAAACTAGCTAAAGAACAAGGAATTGAGCTCGAGCATCCAAAACCAATTACTATGGGGATGTGGATTGGAGGAGACCGTGATGGAAATCCTTTCGTAACAGCGGAAACCCTCAACAAATCAGCCTTGACTCAGTGCGAAGTCATCATGAATTACTACGATGAAAAGATTTATAATCTTTATCGTGAATTTTCACTTTCAACCAGCATCGTGAATGTCAGCGACAAGGTTCGTGAGATGGCGCTTAAGTCACAAGATAACTCCATTTACCGCGAAAAAGAACTCTATCGTCGTGCTCTTTTTGATATCCAAGCTAAGATGCAGGCAACTAAGGCTTATCTCATTGAAGATAAAGATCTTCAGCCTAGATATGCTACTGCAGATGAATTTTATCAAGACTTGTTGGCCATTCGCGATTCTCTCCTTGAGAACAAGGGGGAATACCTGATCTCAGGAGAATTTGTCGAGTTAATGCAAGCCGTTGAAATCTTTGGCTTCTACCTTGCTTCTATCGACATGCGCCAAGACTCTAGCGTCCATGAAGCCTGTGTGGCTGAATTGTTAGCATCTGCTGGCATCAACGACCACTATAGCGATCTCTCTGAAGACGAAAAATGCGCCCTCCTATTAAAAGAGTTGGAAGAAGATCCTCGTATCCTCTCAGCTACTTATGCTGAAAAGTCAGAACTGCTTGAGAAAGAATTGTCCATCTTCAAAACTGCTCGCAAGTTGAAGGATAAACTGGGTGAAAATGTCATTCGCCAAACCATCATCTCTCACGCGACAAGTGTATCTGATATGCTAGAATTAGCCATCATGCTCAAGGAAGTGGGCTTGGTTGATGCTCAAAAAGCGCGCGTTCAGATTGTTCCCCTCTTTGAAACGATTGAAGACTTGGATCACTCGGAAGAAACCATGAGAAGATACTTCTCTCTTCCATTGGCTAAAAAATGGATTGCTTCAAAAGACAACTACCAAGAAATCATGCTTGGCTACTCCGATAGTAACAAAGATGGTGGTTATTTATCATCATGTTGGACTCTATATAAAGCTCAACAACAACTGACTGCTATTGGAGATGAATTTGGTGTTAAAGTCACCTTCTTCCATGGCCGTGGTGGTACTGTTGGTCGAGGTGGTGGTCCAACTTATGAAGCTATCACATCTCAACCGCTCAAGTCTATCAAGGACCGTATCCGTCTGACTGAGCAAGGAGAAGTCATTGGAAACAAATACGGAAACAAAGACGCTGCCTATTATAACCTTGAAATGTTGGTTTCTGCAGCCATTAACCGTATGATTACCAAGAAGAAGAGCGATACCAACACGTCAAATCGTTATGAAGCTGTTATGGATCAAGTAGTGGACCGTAGCTACGATATCTACCGTGATTTGGTCTTTGGAAACGAACATTTCTATGATTATTTCTTCGAGTCAAGCCCAATCAAGGCTATATCAAGCTTCAACATTGGTTCACGTCCTGCAGCTCGTAAGACTATCACTGAAATCGGTGGTTTGCGTGCCATACCTTGGGTCTTCTCATGGTCACAAAGTCGTGTCATGTTCCCTGGATGGTATGGAGTAGGATCCAGCTTTAAAGAGTTTATTGATCAAGATCCGAAGAATATCGAGTTTCTTCGTGACATGTACCAAAACTGGCCTTTCTTCCAATCTTTGCTTTCCAATGTAGACATGGTCTTATCTAAGTCTAACATGAACATTGCTTTTGAATATGCTAAGCTCTGTGAAGATGAAGAAGTGCAAGCTATCTACTACACTATTTTAGATGAATGGCAATTAACTAAGGACGTTATTTTAGCTATCGAAGGTTATGACGAACTCTTGGCAGAAAACTCTTATCTAAAAGACAGTCTAAACTATCGTATGCCTTACTTTAATATCCTTAACTACATCCAGTTGGAGTTGATCAAACGTCAACGTCGCGGCGAATTGTCAGCTGACGAAGAAAAACTAATCCATACAACTATTAACGGAATTGCGACTGGTTTGCGTAATTCAGGCTGA
- a CDS encoding ABC transporter ATP-binding protein → MTAIVELKNATKVITNGFDEEKIILNDVSLEIFEHDFITILGGNGAGKSTLFNTIAGTLPLTSGSIRIMGEDVTHFSPEKRAKYLSRVFQDPKMGTAPRMTVAENLLIAKFRGEKRGLLPRRLSSYREEFQATIEKVGNGLEKHLDTPIEFLSGGQRQALSLLMATLKRPELLLLDEHTAALDPKTSVALMVLTDEFVSKDHLTALMITHHMEDALKYGNRLIVMKEGRIIQDLNKEEKAKMKISDYYQLFE, encoded by the coding sequence ATGACAGCAATTGTAGAATTAAAAAATGCTACCAAAGTCATCACAAATGGCTTTGACGAGGAAAAAATCATTCTTAATGATGTTTCTCTTGAGATTTTTGAACATGATTTCATTACCATCCTAGGTGGAAATGGAGCTGGAAAGTCAACTCTTTTTAACACTATTGCAGGTACCTTGCCTTTAACAAGTGGAAGCATCCGTATCATGGGCGAGGATGTGACGCATTTTTCACCAGAAAAGCGAGCTAAGTACTTGTCTCGTGTCTTTCAGGATCCTAAAATGGGTACGGCTCCCCGTATGACCGTTGCAGAAAACCTTTTGATTGCCAAGTTTCGTGGTGAGAAGAGAGGGCTTCTTCCTAGAAGGCTATCAAGCTATAGAGAAGAGTTTCAGGCTACCATTGAAAAGGTTGGAAATGGTCTTGAAAAACATCTGGACACTCCGATTGAATTTCTATCAGGTGGTCAACGTCAGGCCCTAAGTCTTTTGATGGCAACCTTAAAGCGACCAGAGTTGCTCTTGTTGGATGAACACACAGCAGCTCTTGACCCAAAGACCAGTGTGGCCTTGATGGTGTTAACAGATGAATTTGTCAGCAAAGACCATCTGACAGCCTTGATGATTACCCACCATATGGAAGATGCATTGAAGTATGGAAATCGTCTGATTGTCATGAAGGAAGGCCGTATCATCCAAGACCTTAATAAAGAAGAAAAAGCAAAAATGAAGATTTCAGACTACTATCAATTATTTGAGTAA